From Cannabis sativa cultivar Pink pepper isolate KNU-18-1 chromosome 8, ASM2916894v1, whole genome shotgun sequence, a single genomic window includes:
- the LOC115712279 gene encoding uncharacterized protein LOC115712279 produces MLYIVFNGRWNAHNKYVDHEIKLLMVHKDIKFLDLVDKIHNLLNLNRNLVSINILFDVNMGTSKGMKIESDMDLEAYLIENNTKEDLRNCPLIVEVIEKNQTMALSRTTSIAATTSASNATSRKKTAASSSAYSGTNSTSSRASCMATEGGQEVQSPLTVLPSMGIEDLRVNHMFKNKEELKSALSRIAIKKHFQYKVKRSCSLTFWAKCIDENCEWYLRARSSKTSSYFRVIKYKNFHSCSLNHKSTDNRQASAKVISDCIKEKIRDPKTNYKTRQIINDMRDEYGVQVKYNKAWRAKELAKNNVRGSYEESYAELPAYLHMLKLSNPGTITRIEKDDDNRFKYMFLAFGCSLDGWKHCRPVVVVDGTFLKAKCGGTLYAACAKDGNNQIFPLAFGIGDSENDKAWKWFFKRLKEAIGEREEMCIISDRHISIKNAIAEVFPRIYHGICAYHLKQNLRSRFRGVHVQATFEIAARSYSVPEYDSAMAELRNINPEITTYLLEADPKRWARSFFPKRRYNIMTSNISESINSTIEHARDLPITPLVEALREMVQDWFSRRKEAATCQFFDMTKWANDVMESKLDQAFRMKVDKIDMFKYQVTYGDTTFIVDLTENSCSCKEFQLEGIPCAHAIAAIDANHFDKYKFCSEWYSKSVLLETYAGSVNPLPNKEDWNTPDEIKEDRIKPPEFKVKPGRPKKRRGEGIGDYAKRGRRRTMTCGNSGILDHNKKSCNHTTNQF; encoded by the exons ATGTTGTACATAGTATTTAACGGAAGATGGAATGCACACAACAAATATGTTGATCATGAAATCAAACTCCTAATGGtgcataaagatataaaatttTTGGATTTGGTAGATAAGATACACAACTTGCTCAATTTGAATCGAAATTTGGTTTCGATCAACATTCTATTTGATGTGAATATGGGTACAAGCAAAGGAATGAAGATAGAAAGCGATATGGATTTAGAGGCTTACTTGATCGAGAACAACACAAAGGAAGATCTGAGAAATTGTCCTCTTATTGTTGAAGTAATTGAGAAGAACCAAACAATGGCCTTGTCAAGAACAACTAGCATTGCTGCAACTACTTCAGCAAGTAACGCAACAAGCAGAAAAAAGACAGCAGCAAGCAGTAGCGCTTACAGCGGCACAAACAGCACATCATCACGAGCTTCTTGTATGGCTACTGAAGGAGGACAAGAAGTTCAATCACCTCTAACTGTCTTGCCAAGTATGGGCATTGAAGACCTAAGAGTGAATCATATGTTCAAGAACAAAGAAGAGTTGAAATCTGCTCTTTCGAGGATTGCTATCAAGAAGCACTTCCAATACAAGGTTAAGAGATCATGTTCGCTGACATTTTGGGCAAAATGCATAGATGAAAATTGTGAGTGGTACCTCCGCGCTAGAAGCTCTAAAACATCAAGCTACTTCAGAGTTATCAAGTACAAAAATTTTCACTCATGCTCCTTAAATCACAAAAGTACTGATAATAGACAGGCTAGTGCAAAAGTAATCAGTGATTGCATCAAAGAAAAGATTCGTGACCCGAAAACAAACTACAAAACAAGACAAATAATAAATGACATGCGAGATGAGTATGGAGTGCAGGTAAAATATAACAAAGCATGGAGGGCAAAGGAACTAGCAAAGAATAATGTCAGAGGATCATATGAAGAGAGTTATGCTGAGTTACCTGCGTACTTACATATGCTGAAATTGTCCAACCCAGGAACCATCACAAGAATTGAGAAAGATGATGACAATAG GTTTAAATATATGTTTTTGGCTTTTGGTTGCTCGTTGGATGGATGGAAACATTGCAGACCTGTTGTAGTGGTTGACGGAACTTTTTTAAAAGCAAAATGTGGAGGAACGTTATATGCAGCTTGCGCTAAAGATGGAAATAACCAAATCTTTCCTCTTGCCTTTGGAATTGGAGACTCTGAGAATGACAAAGCGTGGAAATGGTTTTTCAAAAGGCTTAAAGAAGCAATAGGTGAACGAGAAGAGATGTGCATAATATCTGATAGGCACATCAGCATAAAGAACGCGATTGCAGAAGTCTTTCCAAGAATATACCATGGGATATGTGCTTACCATTTGAAGCAGAACTTAAGGAGTAGGTTTAGGGGTGTGCACGTGCAAGCCACATTTGAAATTGCTGCTAGAAGTTATTCAGTTCCAGAGTATGATTCTGCTATGGCTGAGTTGCGCAACATCAATCCTGAAATTACCACATACTTATTGGAAGCAGATCCAAAAAGGTGGGCTAGATCGTTCTTTCCGAAAAGAAGATATAATATTATGACCAGCAATATTTCTGAGTCAATAAATTCTACCATTGAACATGCAAGAGACCTACCTATAACTCCATTAGTAGAAGCTCTTAGAGAAATGGTACAAGATTGGTTCTCAAGACGAAAAGAGGCAGCTACATGCCAATTTTTTGACATGACAAAATGGGCAAATGACGTAATGGAGAGCAAACTTGATCAAGCATTTCGAATGAAA GTTGATAAAATAGATATGTTCAAATATCAAGTCACCTATGGTGACACAACCTTCATTGTTGATCTGACTGAAAACTCATGCTCTTGCAAGGAATTCCAACTAGAGGGAATTCCATGTGCTCACGCCATTGCAGCAATCGATGCGAATCATTTTGATAAATACAAGTTTTGCTCTGAGTGGTATAGCAAATCTGTTTTGTTGGAAACATATGCAGGTTCAGTTAACCCTCTTCCAAATAAAGAGGATTGGAACACCCCAGATGAAATTAAAGAAGACCGCATCAAGCCTCCTGAATTCAAAGTTAAACCAGGACGTCCTAAGAAAAGAAGAGGAGAAGGAATTGGAGACTATGCCAAGCGTGGTCGACGTCGAACGATGACATGTGGAAATAGTGGAATATTGGACCACAATAAAAAGAGTTGCAACCACACAACCAACCAATTCTAA